The Cyprinus carpio isolate SPL01 chromosome B19, ASM1834038v1, whole genome shotgun sequence DNA window AAAGAAATGCCCAGAAGGGTTTATAATGTACTGTGAGACTAAGGTGAAAACATAAATTTAGATGaggaatatatatacacacacacacacatttaggaaATTCTTGTACTTAAGCCAAGAAGAGGTAATGACAGCAGCAGTAATTCTTTTCTTTAATCTCTTGGGGCTGAGAAGGTCATGCTGGCGTTCAGAGAGACAACACAATACTTTTGGATAGTTTATCACTTCCTCGGCCTTGAAGGGGAAGGAGATCACACTGCAAAACACGTTAAATAAGACGTGCTTGTTCATGTGAAATGTAAAGACAACGTATAAGATTAAAAAAACGACAATAGTGATACCTTAACTAAGtttacacaaatatacataaagtgttttttttttctagaaaattcAAATTCgctcatatttaaatttttaaacgcCATCCTATTTTTAGCACTTGGAAGTCCAAAAGTTCAGTTTCCTCATTATAAGTTTCATTTCAGGAAACAAGATTTACGAACATTTCAGTTTATGAATATTCACGAGACTTTGCTGACGTGTTAATGAATATTCATGACTCTACACACCTCCAAACCACGCAGCAAGCATTTACACCTCACTAAAGAATAAAGTTCAGGTAGGCAAGCAAATTATCACTTTAACCCTTTGAAAAAACACTTAACCAGTTTTGTTTGATAAGTTCAGAGTTTTTTCAGACGAAGAGACAAGCTAATCGCACGTGCTTAGATGGTAGCGGGCGCTCTTTAGGAATCACAACTAACTTAAACGCTAGTTAAGTTACACTTTAAAAATACTTGATGCCTCTTTTTCTCGTAACAATGACATGTCGGCGGTTTCGTGTCATGTTGTGTTTATAGCCATTTTCTCTCTGTTACTCAACTAAAACTTTAATACTGTGAGTAAGAACAGATAACGATGGGTTGCAGTTATTTTCTGACGGTTGCACTCACTAGACTTGCAAAAGTTGTATGTAAACATATCATACCTTACGTTCGCAATGGAAAACTAGTTAGTGCCTAACGTTACATCATACTGTGTACAACACAGTAACGTTAAACATAGTAAAACGGTACATATTATCGAAGATTTCATTCAGACATTGCCAGACGACCTCATTGGTGAGAGGAAATTGTCATATTCCACTCAGTATACAGTACACTGCAGATATAGTAAGTGTAGGAtgttagtatgctattctgaatatACCTGTGGATAACTTGAACGTTTAGCCTACCAAGACACTGTTCtggtttttctttctctctttcgcCCTCTAGTTGTTTCTCtggatttttgtttgttgtcttcTCAGCACCCAGTTATGTTTGCTCACAGCAGCCCAGGTTTGTCTGTCACATTTTCCAGCACACTCCTGTAATTATTTTACCATAGTTGTCCTCTTGGTGAAAATTGTACTGTATTGCGTTCCAGGGTGCCACAGTCACCTGTACAATTCCATACGTTCATATCTCCTCAATCAGAACAGAGCACAGCCCATCATTGGTAAGAGAGGGTCCAGCATCTAAAATTATTAAGTTCTTGGATTTAAAGAAACGTCTAAAatcttgtaaaaaataatttgtgtgtgAACCTGTTTGAATGTTTCAGGTCTGAACTCCATCACAGAGGTTTTGGCATATAATCAGCCTGCATTGTACTTTTGTGATGTCTGCATTTTGAGGATAACCAAGGCTGATATCAGGAACCACATCATGGGCAGCATTCACAGATACAATTACATTGTAAGTTATtggttttgagattttttttatttttaagattttcaacATGACATGACAGATTGCTGTGTTTTCTTCTCTATTTTATGTAAgggaatatgaaaatatattttcttttatgtattcTTACATTAAGTGctttcattacatattttttatttatgcacgcTTACATTTATGCTTTGagtttaattttgttatgtgcatttttttgttttagatttaatgcatttgtttaatctTTATTGAAGGATGTAGAAACTCtttaatatatacacaattatcTTCTGCTTGCATTGACCCTTCCATGGTACACATGGAAGCTGTAATACCTTTAAGCAAATCTGATAAGTTTTTCATAGTGGTGGTTAGAACATCTAGATACTCCATCATGTATGcttctttattatttgtttttttgtatcttGTAACTTTGAAACTGCATGCTTCTCTTCTTGTCTTGTTGtgattaaatgcacattttatcaACTACTTTTATTGTCTTCTGAGTCTACTTGCAGTAGTTCTcctatgtaattattttttggcACGTTCCGTAACAGAAATCTCATCATGCACATGGGTGGACGTCTGATACAGACCTGACTCTTTTGGCTCGCCCTCTAATGGATATCGCAAAAAAGGTTGAAAAGAAGGAGGGAACAGGTGATATACAGgtaaaaaagtatcaaaatcgtttttgttatatattaatatacagtcTCTTCATTAACCTTCCAATTTCTCTGATAGTTCTGAGTGTGGATGCAGTCATCTACAAGGAGATGGCATCATTGCCAGTCCCTGATGGTCTGTCTTTTATGTCTTATCTTATTGCTCCATTCAAAACTTGtggaaaatagctgaaattaatgaaaacattgaGTTATATGTATATTTTCCATGCTAAGCACTTTAAGTAAAGAGCAGTCACCTCAGAAATATTTATCAGCGCTTATTTTCAAATATGTTGTTTGAAGCCTATTTATACAGcagtttaatgttaattattcatttaacagatgcttctAACCAGAGTCACTAACAAATGAAACTGATCCAAGATTTAATCGAATCTAATTTAGTATTACAATTTAGTTCACATGAGATTtgatcattttcatattttaatgttgctTTAAATAAATTGGTGCTAAATGTTAgattaaattaacaatttaagGAAAGACAACTGGTTAGTGGCACTTGGAGGTGATTTTTGACTTGTGTATCTTTATTAACCCTCATCACATCTTCTTTTCTCAATTGTCTTAGCTTTTGTTCAGATGAAGAAGATCAAGGATCAGCCAAACCCCAATGCACCTAATTTGCTTGTTCACAACAGCCCGTCTGAAGGTATGGATTCTGCAATATGTTTAATATGACTTAATCTGTTTCATTATTATACTGTAGTAAGTAGATACTGATATATGTTTGGTGTATTGTATTATATGTTCTGTGAAAGGTAAAGAAACCAGTGCTCAAGAGCAGCAAGAGTCTGACAATATGAATGGGACTGCACAACATCCAACTTTAAGATGTTTGGTCCCAACACAGTGTGTATCTACGACACCATCGAGGTCAAAGTGTTCAAGTTGGATTGAACCCCAACACGTCTCAACCAATCCAACACCAAATCCATCTCTCCATAGAACCGCAGGTCCTGTCAAAACATTATTCACATGCCAGGATGTATCTACACCTCAGAGTCTAGTGGATTCTCATGTTTCATCTAGAAAACCTTTTCTAGAAAGCTCCCCAGCTCCAGTCCTCAGCCAACACATAAATCAGCATCAACCAATCCCAGTTAGAAGCCTTCAACGATACATAATGCCATCTGAAAACCAGTGTTGTACTGAAGCAAGGACAATCTCTGTTGTAAGACCACCAAGACAGTGTATCCCCATCAGAATTCTTGGCGAGAATGACATTGTGCATGCTGGTGAAGATGATGGGAACAATTCTGTCCAGTCATTTGGAGTCAGCTATGAATCACATCCAATGCACCTGGCCCAATCCATTCCATATGAAATCCAGCGGCAAACACCATCTCTTTCAGTGAGCCACATGGTACCAGAGTTAACCCAGGATCTATCAAACAGGCATGGATTTTTCAGGATTGAAAGCTCACCTGATAGTCCAGAGCCTGTCAGAGATGTGGAGATCGTTATCAAGCAGATCAGAACCCAAATGCTAACAGAAGCACTGGAACCGGCCACAACGCATGATTTAAGTCTGTTCCATGATGAGTCTAATTTACAAGAACCAATCAACACCAGCTGGGAAGCACATggtagtttatttatatatataaaatatcattctttttggtgtttgtgtaattctcatttatatttacagaGGAGCCTCAATCAGACACCTTAGCAGAGGAAAACACCTTTGTGTTCTCACAAAGTCCAATTGCCCAGTCTCCTCTTACTCAGACTCAAAGTCCTTCTGATCAGTTTCAATCAATAGAAGATTTTCTAGAAAATTACAATGGTCGAAAGCCTCTTATCGGTGAGTGTATCTGCATACTATGTAATCTAGCAAAATAATCACATACAAAAGATGATGCATTGGTTTAAATTCACTGCACCAAACTGTGTGTGAGCATGTTTGTCACAGGTCTACAAGCTATTATTAAGTGCCAGAGCGTGGATGGGAATCCACCTCCGTGCTGTTACCTGTGTCAGCTGTGCTCTTTGaagctgaagaagaaaaaaatattccgCCATTTGACTGGCTGTGATCACCAGCGAAACTACTTAGTAAGTGTTTCTTTAGGTAGCAAAACTTACTCTCTTGCCAGCAACTGAATTAGTGAACTCTCCTTATCTATGCATAACACAATTTGCACATATATGCTATACAAGATATACAAAAATTCTATTGCTAATTCACCATATTGCTGCTTATGTAAATGTCTTTGTGTCGGCAGAAAGCTCTCCATCCGAAGCTCTTGCCTAAAAAGCATAAACACTGCAACACAAATGAGATGCTTGAGGATATTGCTATCCAGCTGGAGAAAGAGGATGGAAGAGGACATATTAAGGTACTACCAACGTTCATCTTATTTTCATAGTTATAGAATTAGATGTGATTGTGCAGAGCTGTATGGTAACGTCATGTTGTTTATAGGTGATGAGGTTGTCTGCATGTCTCATGAGTGAGGTACTGGAAAAGGATTATCATTGGTGTAAGTACAGCAGATGAAAGCACAATACATACTTGTTATACCTGCCtcactatattatttattatatgcatcATCTCTTTATCAAAAGGCATGAGGGTGTTGAACTGTGGAGCCGATGTGGGGTGGAGATCAGGTCTGTTGTCTTTAAAGGAAGGAACTAACAAAACCACaggtgagtgagtgaatgtgtgtgtatataagtgaTGAATACATTCTTACATACAGCctctttaaaatagaaaaataaaatggaaaactgCTACTTTGCCCTAAACAAGAAATCTTAAAAAGGGAAAAGGTGCTCATTTATGGGTAGAGATTGTAATAAACACCAA harbors:
- the si:ch211-199g17.2 gene encoding uncharacterized protein si:ch211-199g17.2, which codes for MFAHSSPGCHSHLYNSIRSYLLNQNRAQPIIGLNSITEVLAYNQPALYFCDVCILRITKADIRNHIMGSIHRYNYIKSHHAHGWTSDTDLTLLARPLMDIAKKVEKKEGTGDIQVLSVDAVIYKEMASLPVPDAFVQMKKIKDQPNPNAPNLLVHNSPSEGKETSAQEQQESDNMNGTAQHPTLRCLVPTQCVSTTPSRSKCSSWIEPQHVSTNPTPNPSLHRTAGPVKTLFTCQDVSTPQSLVDSHVSSRKPFLESSPAPVLSQHINQHQPIPVRSLQRYIMPSENQCCTEARTISVVRPPRQCIPIRILGENDIVHAGEDDGNNSVQSFGVSYESHPMHLAQSIPYEIQRQTPSLSVSHMVPELTQDLSNRHGFFRIESSPDSPEPVRDVEIVIKQIRTQMLTEALEPATTHDLSLFHDESNLQEPINTSWEAHEEPQSDTLAEENTFVFSQSPIAQSPLTQTQSPSDQFQSIEDFLENYNGRKPLIGLQAIIKCQSVDGNPPPCCYLCQLCSLKLKKKKIFRHLTGCDHQRNYLKALHPKLLPKKHKHCNTNEMLEDIAIQLEKEDGRGHIKVMRLSACLMSEVLEKDYHWCMRVLNCGADVGWRSGLLSLKEGTNKTTGSSQTLKRPAESMLPPSDARAFIAPAGAPTHQMSKKIKKDHPKKVVCTNKVKEPVFKVSLSLQEGPVIIERTSLRETTTVAPEIEDQSPATTCTDNDAPPLETNTHSEVQMSFHSCMYETQFTNPAHYAYSGQFDQSQVIQCLEPSLRPRDCGPVDEVVTVTYADWPLQDWSCNNNQWIVMRQNRDGSDYSECTSYMQY